The Infirmifilum lucidum DNA segment TCGCGTACGACGGCATCCACGCCCTTAGCTTCTCGAGCGCCTTCTCTGCCCTCCACTCCTGGAGGGTGTTCAGCGTGGCGTTGAAGGCCGTCAGGGCGAGTATCGCGAGGCCGAGCTGCGTAGAACCTATAGCCAGGGACAGGACTGTCGCTATTATCAGTAGCAGGGATAGTGGGTCTGAGAGGTGCCTCAGAAACCTCCTCAGGTTCCTCCACTTCTTCCTCTCAGCTACTAGCGTATTCGGCCCGTACCTTGAGAGCCTCCTCCTAGCCTCCTCCCAGGATAGCCCGGCGGGGGAAGTGCCTAGTGTCTCGAAGAGTTGTTCTGGAAGCAGTGGCTTCACACGTATTCACCGGAGTATACCCCGTAGCCATGTAAAGCGAGGATTCTTTAAGAATATTATTCTCGGAACTTGCACTTTCAGCAAATCTTGAATAAAAAATGTTCAGTGCCTGAGGCCCCTAATCCTAGGCCTGTCAAAAAACTACCTCGAATCTCTCGGCCTGCCAGACGACAAGTATGGATGCTATACACGCGAGTAACGAGAGTACGGCAAGTCCCGAGATTGGGATGCCCTCAAACCCCTTAATTACCGCTGAGGTCGAGACGGAGAACTTGTACGTCATGGGAGCGCCTCTCCTACAGGCGCCAGTCACTGGGTCGCACTGCAGGACGTCTGTTGTAAGCACGCCTAAGCCAGAGTCCAGTAGGCCGTAGTCGTCGAAACGTAGGTTGCCGCTAATGTTTATCCTGACGGGTATGCCCTGAACCCTACCAGTAGTGGAGAGCACCACATCTACACTCTTGCCCTTGTTGGCACTGCTGTATACGAGTCCTGCCGCTTTCAGCCTGTTGAACACTACGCGCACGCTGTCTGTCGAGATAGGGCTGTTATCGAGGCTCCCGCCGTTCAGCTGCACTATCACGCTCTCGTTAGCATAAACGCCGGTGCAACCAGTGGACGGGCTACACGTGTCCACGCTAAAGTCTAGGATCTTGTTCACACCGCCCGCTGTGGCCCCAGCGTACGCGGAGTACAGGGCGCCTAGAGCCGTGAGGCCTATTAGGAGAACCAGCACTGCTTTGGCGATAGTGCTGAGCCCCGGCTTAACGAATAACACGTCAAAGAAGAAGCGCCTCATGGAGGCGTAGACCCTGAGCAGGCCCAGCCTCTCGTAGCTCACGGATAGAGGTAGGAGCGCTATACCCCCTATGAAGCCGCCGGCGTGGGCGAAAACCGCGACGCCGAGGCTCGCGCCAAGGTAGCCCTGCAGTATCTGTGTCGCGAACCAGAAGATTATGTAGGCCGCGGCGCGCGTCGTGAAGCAGAGCGGTATGAAGAAGTAGAAGAAGCACATTGTGAGCCTAGTCCCGGGGAAGAGCAGGAGGTATGCCCCCAGGATGCCGCTTATAGCCCCGCTAGCGCCCAGAGCCGGGACAAAGGCGGAGGACGCGCCCTCTATTGGCAGGAAGGCCGTGTGGAACACTGTCGCGAATAGGCCGCTCATAAAGTACAGCCACAGGTAACGCTTGGAGCCTAGAGCCGCCTCGACCTGCCGCCCGAACGAGTAGAGATAGAGCATGTTGAAGAATATGTGGGCTAGGTTGGCGTGCAGGAACATGCTCGTGAACACCCTGTACAGCTGGCTGGGCTTCAGTATCAAAGCGGGGACGAAAGCCAGGGACTGAACCCACCT contains these protein-coding regions:
- a CDS encoding rhomboid family intramembrane serine protease; this encodes MGIAYPHYEELERHRPVATIALVATNVAVYLATSAGNGFVAVEDRWVQSLAFVPALILKPSQLYRVFTSMFLHANLAHIFFNMLYLYSFGRQVEAALGSKRYLWLYFMSGLFATVFHTAFLPIEGASSAFVPALGASGAISGILGAYLLLFPGTRLTMCFFYFFIPLCFTTRAAAYIIFWFATQILQGYLGASLGVAVFAHAGGFIGGIALLPLSVSYERLGLLRVYASMRRFFFDVLFVKPGLSTIAKAVLVLLIGLTALGALYSAYAGATAGGVNKILDFSVDTCSPSTGCTGVYANESVIVQLNGGSLDNSPISTDSVRVVFNRLKAAGLVYSSANKGKSVDVVLSTTGRVQGIPVRINISGNLRFDDYGLLDSGLGVLTTDVLQCDPVTGACRRGAPMTYKFSVSTSAVIKGFEGIPISGLAVLSLLACIASILVVWQAERFEVVF